Proteins encoded within one genomic window of Granulicella pectinivorans:
- a CDS encoding ATP-binding protein, with protein sequence MRRRSRRGPNESESTGKSGQELPQGQLAPLRPTYPEPIAPKAEAPEAAPAPPPPPPPAPVAVEPVAEKKIEVETQPESLGIPPAEPTAVSAKEPRGYVVLAIGLPGSGKTTWYKRRGVTPLSSDLLRTLLFDDITEQRYQGLVFSTLRSLLRARLIAKMPWNYVDATNLSPHERRQWIKMAKSFQYEVHAVFFDVPLAVCMERNSKRDRAVTDEVMLKMGERLRPPTFKEGFDKITVVRVKGQPGSEGVGAAGAAAAEAPAAEPEAAV encoded by the coding sequence ATGAGACGACGTTCGAGACGTGGACCCAATGAATCGGAGTCCACTGGAAAAAGTGGGCAGGAACTGCCCCAGGGCCAGCTAGCACCGCTGCGTCCTACGTACCCGGAGCCGATCGCTCCGAAGGCGGAAGCGCCCGAAGCGGCACCTGCTCCGCCCCCGCCACCCCCCCCTGCGCCGGTCGCAGTGGAACCGGTCGCCGAGAAGAAGATTGAAGTGGAGACACAGCCCGAGAGTCTGGGTATTCCGCCGGCTGAGCCGACGGCGGTCTCGGCCAAGGAACCGCGCGGGTATGTGGTGCTGGCGATCGGGTTGCCGGGCTCCGGCAAGACGACCTGGTACAAGCGCCGTGGCGTTACGCCTTTGTCGAGCGATCTGCTGCGGACGCTGCTGTTCGACGATATTACCGAGCAGAGGTACCAGGGCCTGGTGTTTTCGACGCTGCGCAGCTTGCTGCGGGCGCGGTTGATCGCGAAGATGCCGTGGAACTATGTCGACGCCACCAACCTGAGTCCGCATGAGCGGCGGCAGTGGATCAAGATGGCGAAGAGCTTCCAGTACGAGGTGCACGCGGTGTTCTTCGACGTGCCTCTGGCGGTCTGTATGGAGCGGAACTCGAAGCGCGATCGCGCCGTGACGGATGAGGTGATGTTGAAGATGGGGGAACGGCTTAGGCCGCCAACCTTCAAGGAAGGCTTTGACAAGATCACGGTCGTCCGCGTGAAGGGACAGCCTGGTTCGGAGGGTGTTGGCGCGGCTGGAGCAGCGGCTGCGGAGGCACCTGCAGCGGAGCCGGAAGCGGCAGTTTAG
- the gap gene encoding type I glyceraldehyde-3-phosphate dehydrogenase: MAVKVGINGFGRIGRNVFRTALGNPEIEFVAVNDLTTPATLAHLLKYDSILGNLKQEITHGADFIAVDGKQIKVFAERDPAKLDWASVGAEIVVESTGFFTDATKASAHLGTTVKKVIISAPATNEDITIVLGVNDDKYDAAKHNVISNASCTTNCLAPVVKVLHDTFGIASGIMTTIHSYTNDQVILDTPHKDLRRARAAALSMIPSSTGAAKALKLVVPAMDGKLDGFAIRVPTPNVSVVDLTFVSEKPMTIKGINEALKTAAEGPLKGILGFTDEELVSSDFKGNPLSSIVDSKLTKVVGETTGKVISWYDNEWGYSSRVKDLILFLVKKGL; encoded by the coding sequence ATGGCAGTCAAGGTTGGAATCAATGGCTTCGGCCGCATCGGACGCAACGTCTTCCGCACCGCCCTCGGCAATCCCGAGATTGAATTTGTCGCCGTCAACGACCTCACCACGCCCGCAACGCTGGCACACCTTCTGAAGTACGACTCGATCCTCGGCAACCTCAAGCAGGAGATCACCCACGGCGCCGACTTCATCGCCGTCGACGGCAAGCAGATCAAAGTCTTCGCAGAGCGCGATCCCGCCAAGCTGGACTGGGCCTCCGTCGGAGCCGAGATCGTCGTCGAGTCCACCGGCTTCTTCACCGACGCCACCAAGGCCTCCGCGCACCTCGGCACAACCGTCAAGAAGGTCATCATCTCCGCCCCGGCCACCAACGAGGACATCACCATCGTCCTCGGCGTCAACGACGACAAGTACGACGCCGCGAAGCACAACGTCATCTCCAACGCGTCCTGCACCACCAACTGCCTCGCGCCCGTCGTCAAGGTCCTCCACGACACCTTCGGCATCGCCTCCGGCATCATGACGACGATCCACTCCTACACCAACGACCAGGTCATCCTGGACACACCGCACAAGGATCTCCGCCGCGCCCGCGCTGCTGCCCTGTCCATGATTCCGTCCTCGACCGGTGCCGCCAAGGCCCTGAAGCTCGTCGTCCCCGCCATGGACGGCAAACTGGACGGCTTCGCCATCCGCGTCCCGACCCCCAACGTCTCGGTCGTCGACCTCACCTTCGTCTCCGAGAAGCCCATGACAATCAAGGGCATCAACGAGGCCCTCAAGACCGCCGCCGAAGGCCCCCTCAAGGGCATCCTCGGGTTCACCGACGAAGAGCTCGTCAGCTCCGATTTCAAGGGCAACCCCCTCTCCTCCATCGTCGACTCCAAGCTCACCAAGGTCGTCGGCGAGACCACCGGCAAGGTCATCAGTTGGTACGACAACGAGTGGGGCTACTCCAGCCGCGTCAAGGACCTCATCCTCTTCCTCGTGAAAAAGGGCCTCTAA
- a CDS encoding phosphoglycerate kinase, with translation MPKLSIRDIDLEHKRVLIRVDFNVPLKDGVILDDTRIVETLPTIEYALRHKAKVILCSHLGRPKGKRVDSMSLRPIVAHLRSLLDHLLDEGENVAFSPDCIGEVASEMSLKLESGQTLLLENLRFHPGEESNDPIFAKKLAALCDIYVNDAFGSAHRAHASTEGITHFVKQSAAGLLLKKEMTFLGKVLAQPDKPFVAIIGGSKVSDKIEIINALLDKADTILIGGAMAYTFLNAQGQATGKSLAEPDKQDVARAALAKAEAKGVKFLLPVDHVLADKFDPRAKTQVFSGTGDFPADLMALDIGPDTVELFSLEIARAQTILWNGPMGVFELAPFAHGTNAIAEAVAANRDAITIVGGGDSVSAIHKSGLASFITHISTGGGASLEFLEGKVLPGIQALTDK, from the coding sequence ATGCCAAAGCTCAGCATTCGCGACATCGACCTCGAACACAAGCGCGTCCTCATCCGGGTAGACTTCAACGTCCCCCTCAAGGACGGAGTCATCCTCGACGACACCCGCATCGTCGAGACCCTGCCCACCATCGAGTACGCCCTGCGCCACAAGGCAAAGGTCATTCTCTGTTCGCATCTCGGCCGTCCCAAGGGCAAGCGCGTCGACTCGATGAGCCTCCGGCCCATCGTCGCCCATCTCCGCAGCCTCCTCGACCACCTCCTCGACGAAGGCGAAAACGTAGCCTTCTCGCCCGACTGCATCGGCGAGGTCGCCAGCGAGATGAGCCTCAAACTCGAATCCGGCCAGACCCTTCTGCTCGAAAACCTCCGCTTCCACCCCGGCGAGGAGTCCAACGACCCCATCTTCGCCAAAAAGCTCGCCGCCCTCTGCGACATCTACGTCAACGACGCCTTCGGCAGCGCGCACCGCGCCCACGCCTCCACCGAAGGCATCACGCACTTCGTCAAGCAATCCGCCGCCGGCCTCCTGCTCAAGAAGGAGATGACCTTCCTCGGCAAGGTTCTCGCCCAGCCCGACAAGCCCTTCGTCGCCATCATCGGCGGCTCCAAGGTCTCCGACAAGATCGAGATCATCAACGCCCTCCTCGACAAGGCCGACACCATCCTCATCGGCGGCGCCATGGCCTACACCTTCCTCAATGCCCAGGGCCAGGCTACCGGTAAATCCCTCGCCGAGCCCGACAAGCAGGATGTAGCCCGCGCCGCCCTCGCCAAAGCCGAGGCCAAAGGCGTCAAGTTCCTCCTGCCCGTCGATCACGTCCTCGCCGACAAGTTCGACCCACGCGCCAAGACCCAGGTCTTCTCCGGCACCGGCGACTTCCCCGCCGACCTCATGGCCCTCGACATCGGCCCCGACACCGTCGAGCTCTTCTCCCTCGAGATCGCCCGCGCCCAGACCATCCTCTGGAACGGCCCCATGGGTGTCTTCGAACTCGCCCCCTTCGCCCACGGCACCAACGCCATCGCCGAGGCCGTCGCCGCCAACCGCGACGCCATCACCATCGTGGGCGGCGGAGACTCCGTCTCGGCCATCCACAAGTCCGGCCTCGCCAGCTTCATCACCCACATCTCCACCGGCGGAGGAGCCTCCCTCGAATTTCTCGAAGGCAAAGTCCTCCCCGGCATCCAGGCCCTCACAGACAAGTAG
- a CDS encoding GGDEF domain-containing protein, giving the protein MQNRRLEGMRSMVTAFLLLLTSNIMLVTNGHLPAFFPFVLGNTVLLIGFALLHFSFPEVRARARSQRRLSIALAVILFTTHLFFTYVHASHLARVLFFSVTVAIQSGATAIILFRFADREVRYPTRCTAAIFGLISAIQASRLVWIAIYRVAPDEVTGSAMRWIALLGYAVLAATVPLLYFWTMTVRLQGRLEQLAFTDPLTGLLNRRSIEQEGNIELSRLVRSPTALPLSVILLDLDSFKQLNDRYGHPAGDHVLHTLSSILSPSLRGFDRLARIGGEEFLVLLPQTNLEQAVDIAERLRILIETATFRFEHNVIPVTASLGVATTPTTPESWSSLMSRADANLYLAKRLGRNRVAV; this is encoded by the coding sequence GTGCAGAACCGCAGGCTCGAGGGCATGCGGTCGATGGTCACAGCCTTCCTCCTTCTGCTCACCTCGAACATCATGCTGGTCACCAACGGCCACCTGCCTGCCTTCTTTCCCTTCGTACTCGGCAACACCGTCCTGCTCATCGGCTTCGCGCTGCTGCATTTCAGCTTTCCGGAGGTCCGGGCCCGCGCACGCAGTCAGCGACGGCTCTCCATCGCACTCGCCGTCATCCTCTTTACCACTCACCTGTTCTTCACCTACGTCCATGCCTCGCACCTGGCGCGCGTCCTATTCTTCAGTGTCACGGTCGCCATCCAGAGCGGTGCCACGGCCATCATCCTGTTCCGCTTCGCCGACCGCGAGGTCCGCTACCCCACCCGCTGCACCGCGGCTATCTTCGGACTCATCAGCGCCATCCAGGCCTCGCGCCTCGTCTGGATCGCCATCTACCGGGTTGCACCCGACGAAGTTACCGGCTCCGCCATGCGCTGGATCGCACTCCTCGGCTACGCCGTACTCGCCGCGACCGTCCCCCTCCTCTACTTCTGGACCATGACCGTCCGCCTCCAGGGCCGCCTCGAGCAACTCGCCTTCACCGACCCTCTCACCGGCCTCCTCAATCGCCGCAGCATCGAGCAGGAGGGCAACATCGAACTCTCGCGCCTCGTCCGCAGCCCCACCGCGCTGCCGCTCTCCGTCATCCTGCTCGACCTCGACTCCTTCAAGCAACTCAACGATCGCTACGGCCACCCCGCCGGCGACCATGTCCTGCACACCCTCTCCAGCATCCTCTCCCCCTCGCTCCGCGGATTCGACCGCCTCGCCCGCATCGGCGGCGAGGAGTTCCTCGTCCTTCTGCCTCAGACCAACTTAGAGCAAGCCGTCGACATCGCCGAACGCCTCCGTATCCTGATCGAGACCGCAACCTTCCGCTTCGAACACAACGTCATCCCCGTCACCGCCAGCCTCGGAGTCGCCACTACCCCCACTACCCCCGAATCCTGGTCCAGCCTCATGAGCCGCGCCGATGCCAACCTCTACCTCGCCAAGCGCCTCGGTCGCAACCGTGTCGCCGTGTAG
- a CDS encoding sensor domain-containing diguanylate cyclase, with product MRGPLVDFVLLTLIVVFFGVQQRRRPEAYFRFWVWGWVLVLTSILVWEFNLHGARAQIEQEAVRLSLLACGGLAFVFSFVAKQRKGRISLLQGLLIAVPVCLGMELIATEAHGHGVLIALVVVGELISAVMSWVSVKDRRGWLLWLMLALCPVFCAWMIFVIVTGHADAMMQVALGHIFIVSGLLFSTMKRKGGRSIGSIGFFLWGACYLLAQPQFMPAAGMAAIYSIWTVPKFLVAFGMILKLFTKVNAEFAELNRRHVMLYQEYRLLFDSNPHPMWIYDVATRRFLAVNDAAVVAYGYPRDTFLRMSVEDLRGDLDAALDGDVGISSLNHVVRHRRADGRSFDVDVTGNGIRFQGKEARFVLAVDITERETLHRELVRQAHYDALTGLPNRVMLEDRIGQWLTRCIRENSMGAFLTVDIDHFKRVNDTYGHQAGDECLRVVADRLRSRVRQVDTIARTGGEEFTIVIGGLKSREGASKVCQELLKLFEKPIAITGYELQLSISIGVSLYPDDGVEIEKLRRTSDQALYRAKRTGRNRAVFAEPLMEQASA from the coding sequence ATGCGTGGACCTCTTGTCGATTTCGTTTTACTGACGCTGATTGTTGTGTTCTTCGGAGTACAGCAGAGGCGGCGACCCGAAGCATATTTTCGCTTCTGGGTATGGGGCTGGGTCCTTGTGCTGACGAGCATTCTGGTGTGGGAGTTCAATCTGCATGGCGCACGCGCACAGATTGAGCAGGAGGCTGTGCGCCTGTCCTTGCTGGCGTGCGGCGGCCTGGCCTTTGTTTTTTCGTTTGTCGCCAAGCAGCGCAAGGGAAGGATTTCCCTGCTGCAGGGGCTTCTGATCGCGGTGCCGGTTTGCCTGGGGATGGAATTAATCGCGACCGAAGCCCATGGCCACGGGGTGCTGATCGCACTGGTCGTCGTGGGAGAGCTCATCTCCGCGGTGATGAGCTGGGTCTCGGTCAAGGATCGCCGGGGCTGGCTGCTTTGGCTGATGCTCGCGCTGTGCCCGGTGTTTTGCGCGTGGATGATCTTCGTGATCGTGACCGGCCATGCGGACGCGATGATGCAGGTCGCGCTCGGTCATATCTTTATCGTGTCGGGATTGCTATTCAGCACGATGAAACGCAAGGGCGGACGGTCGATCGGTTCGATCGGATTCTTCCTGTGGGGGGCCTGCTACCTGCTGGCGCAGCCACAGTTCATGCCTGCGGCCGGTATGGCGGCCATCTATTCGATCTGGACGGTTCCGAAGTTCCTGGTTGCCTTCGGCATGATCCTGAAGCTGTTTACGAAGGTGAATGCGGAGTTCGCGGAGCTGAATCGACGGCACGTCATGCTCTATCAGGAGTACCGTCTGCTGTTCGACAGCAACCCGCATCCCATGTGGATCTACGACGTGGCGACGAGGCGGTTTCTGGCGGTGAACGATGCTGCGGTGGTGGCGTATGGGTATCCGCGCGACACCTTCCTGAGGATGTCGGTCGAAGACCTGCGGGGGGATCTGGACGCAGCGCTCGATGGCGATGTGGGGATATCGTCGTTGAACCATGTTGTGCGGCACCGGCGTGCGGATGGCCGATCGTTCGACGTCGACGTGACCGGCAATGGGATTCGCTTCCAGGGGAAGGAGGCTCGCTTCGTTCTGGCCGTAGACATTACGGAACGCGAGACGCTGCACCGGGAGCTGGTGCGGCAGGCCCACTACGATGCACTGACGGGGTTGCCGAATCGCGTGATGCTTGAGGACAGGATCGGCCAGTGGCTGACGCGCTGTATCCGTGAGAACAGCATGGGTGCGTTCCTGACGGTCGATATCGACCACTTCAAGCGGGTGAACGACACCTATGGGCATCAGGCCGGGGATGAGTGTCTGCGGGTGGTGGCGGACCGTCTGCGAAGCCGTGTGAGGCAGGTGGATACGATTGCGCGCACGGGTGGCGAGGAGTTCACGATTGTGATCGGCGGACTGAAGTCGCGGGAGGGCGCGAGCAAGGTCTGCCAGGAGCTGTTGAAGCTGTTTGAGAAGCCGATCGCGATCACGGGATACGAGCTGCAGCTCTCGATCAGTATTGGCGTGTCGCTGTATCCGGACGACGGCGTGGAGATTGAGAAGCTCCGCCGGACGTCGGATCAGGCTCTGTACCGGGCGAAGCGGACGGGTCGCAACCGTGCCGTTTTTGCGGAACCGCTGATGGAGCAAGCCAGCGCATAG
- a CDS encoding UbiA family prenyltransferase: MAGSIEWERPFWVERLRAHVQIARLDHSIKNLFVLPGIVVPLSVAPALLTGELLVKLGIAAVSITLVACSNYVINEVLDAPFDRLHPTKCMRPAARGVVHTGAAYVQWLVMMFVGVGLGYAFLGGMFALTALTLWVMGCVYNFPPVRTKDVPYLDVLTESVNNPLRMLLGWYAVTTLIVPPVSLLFSYWMIGCYFMGLKRFSELSEIGLRSVAGSYRASFRYYTGESLLVSVMFYASAAMLFFGAFAVRYRLELILGFPLVALTMAIYFRLSFKKDSSVQHPEKLYREPLLMASFVATVLVLGMLLFVRIPRLEQFFMPTLPVTPGMAASVRPEHSFSWGM; encoded by the coding sequence ATGGCTGGATCGATCGAATGGGAGCGCCCTTTCTGGGTGGAAAGGCTTCGCGCCCATGTCCAGATCGCACGACTGGACCACTCGATCAAGAATCTGTTTGTGCTGCCTGGAATTGTCGTTCCGCTGAGTGTCGCGCCTGCTCTTTTAACGGGCGAGCTGTTGGTGAAGTTGGGAATCGCCGCCGTTTCGATCACGCTGGTGGCCTGCAGCAACTATGTGATCAACGAGGTGCTGGACGCGCCGTTCGACCGTCTGCATCCCACCAAATGCATGCGGCCGGCGGCGCGCGGCGTGGTTCACACCGGCGCGGCGTACGTGCAGTGGCTGGTGATGATGTTCGTTGGTGTGGGGCTGGGGTATGCGTTTCTGGGCGGGATGTTCGCGCTGACGGCGCTGACGCTCTGGGTGATGGGATGCGTGTATAACTTTCCCCCGGTGAGAACGAAGGATGTTCCGTATCTGGATGTCTTGACGGAGTCGGTGAACAATCCTCTGCGCATGCTGCTGGGCTGGTACGCGGTGACGACGTTGATTGTGCCGCCGGTCTCGCTTCTTTTTTCCTACTGGATGATCGGCTGCTACTTCATGGGGCTGAAGCGATTCTCGGAGCTTTCGGAGATCGGTCTCCGGTCGGTTGCGGGGTCGTACCGGGCCTCGTTCCGTTACTACACGGGGGAATCGCTGCTGGTTTCGGTGATGTTCTATGCGTCGGCTGCGATGCTCTTCTTTGGGGCGTTCGCGGTCCGCTACCGGCTGGAGCTGATCCTCGGCTTTCCGCTGGTGGCGCTGACGATGGCGATTTACTTCAGGCTTTCGTTCAAGAAGGACAGTTCGGTGCAGCATCCGGAGAAGCTGTATCGCGAACCGCTTCTGATGGCGTCGTTTGTGGCGACGGTCCTGGTGTTGGGGATGTTGTTGTTCGTCCGCATTCCGCGGTTGGAGCAGTTCTTTATGCCGACGCTGCCCGTTACGCCCGGCATGGCCGCTTCGGTGCGGCCGGAGCACTCTTTCTCCTGGGGCATGTAG
- the tpiA gene encoding triose-phosphate isomerase yields the protein MRKPLIAANWKMYKTPNESLAFLKEFLPLVENHERDNIAIFPTMSSLAYCIDACKGSRVDVGAQTMHWLNEGPYTGQTSPTMLASIGCDHILLGHSERRIYANETDDMVNWKLKAALAHGLVPIVCVGESLEKRQSGLTEAVLRWQIACALNSIRAEVPSTITIAYEPVWAIGTGSTATPRQIAEAHRIIRREVAFRLGQHCADETRIIYGGSVKPDNISQIMAEPEIDGCLVGGASLDPKSFSDIIHYQDL from the coding sequence ATGCGCAAGCCACTCATCGCCGCCAACTGGAAGATGTACAAGACACCCAACGAGTCGCTCGCCTTCCTGAAAGAGTTTCTTCCCCTGGTCGAGAACCACGAGCGCGACAACATCGCCATCTTCCCCACCATGTCGTCGCTCGCCTATTGCATCGACGCCTGCAAAGGCTCGCGCGTCGACGTCGGTGCCCAAACGATGCACTGGCTGAACGAAGGCCCCTACACCGGCCAGACCTCACCCACCATGCTCGCCTCCATCGGCTGCGATCATATCCTCCTCGGCCACTCCGAGCGCCGCATCTACGCCAACGAGACCGACGACATGGTCAACTGGAAGCTCAAGGCCGCGCTCGCCCATGGCCTCGTCCCCATCGTCTGCGTGGGAGAATCCCTCGAAAAGCGCCAGTCCGGCCTCACCGAAGCCGTACTCCGCTGGCAGATCGCCTGCGCCCTCAACAGCATCCGCGCCGAAGTCCCCTCCACCATCACCATCGCCTACGAGCCCGTATGGGCCATCGGCACTGGAAGCACCGCCACCCCACGCCAGATCGCCGAAGCCCATCGCATCATCCGGCGCGAGGTAGCCTTCCGTCTCGGCCAGCACTGCGCCGACGAGACCCGCATCATCTACGGAGGATCGGTCAAACCCGACAACATCTCGCAGATCATGGCCGAACCGGAGATCGACGGATGCCTCGTCGGCGGAGCCTCCCTCGACCCCAAAAGCTTCTCCGACATCATCCACTACCAGGACCTCTAA
- a CDS encoding ABC transporter permease gives MIFALGIALPLGIVLARYPRWAGPVIGFANVVQVIPSLALFGLLLPVPWLGENAARLAILALTGYALLPILRNTYAGIASVDPALIDVSNALGMSSMQRLFKVELPLSASVILAGVRTATVTCVGVATIAAAIGAGGLGELIFRGVASVDNGLVLAGAIPAAMLALVADAGLGVVEKRMAVRR, from the coding sequence ATGATCTTTGCTTTAGGGATTGCGCTGCCCCTGGGGATCGTTCTGGCACGGTATCCGCGGTGGGCGGGGCCGGTGATCGGGTTTGCGAATGTGGTGCAGGTGATTCCGAGTCTGGCGCTGTTTGGATTGCTGCTGCCGGTGCCGTGGCTTGGGGAGAATGCGGCTCGCCTGGCGATTCTGGCGTTGACGGGGTATGCGCTTCTGCCGATTCTGCGCAATACATACGCGGGGATTGCGTCTGTCGATCCGGCTTTGATCGATGTTTCCAATGCTCTTGGAATGAGTAGTATGCAGAGGTTATTCAAGGTGGAGCTTCCGCTTTCGGCCAGCGTGATTCTGGCTGGAGTAAGGACGGCTACGGTGACGTGCGTGGGGGTGGCTACCATTGCGGCGGCGATTGGGGCGGGTGGGTTGGGGGAGTTGATCTTCCGGGGAGTGGCAAGCGTGGACAACGGGTTGGTGCTGGCTGGGGCGATTCCTGCGGCGATGCTGGCGCTGGTGGCGGATGCTGGGTTGGGGGTGGTTGAGAAGAGGATGGCGGTGCGGCGATGA
- a CDS encoding ATP-binding cassette domain-containing protein, protein MGEGSVEFAKVSYTLPSSAVLLRDISLRLEPGTVTALLGRSGSGKTTLLRMVNGLVRPTAGEVLVSGRVVEDDGLIELRRGIGYVIQESGLFPHMTVARNVGIAMELAGRSEGEMAARVGEVLALAGIDAVEFGGRYPWQLSGGQRQRVGLARALAMGAPVLLMDEPFGALDPLTRAEMQTMLKKLLQAVQKTVLLVTHDLDEALYLAERVVFLEAGVVVADLAADEVLRSTLPQVREYVAAVHRVVSS, encoded by the coding sequence ATGGGTGAGGGCAGCGTGGAGTTCGCGAAGGTGAGCTACACGCTGCCCTCTTCTGCTGTGCTGCTGCGGGATATTTCGCTGCGTCTGGAGCCGGGGACGGTGACGGCTCTGCTGGGGCGAAGCGGGAGCGGCAAGACGACGCTGCTGCGGATGGTGAATGGACTGGTGAGGCCGACGGCGGGCGAGGTGCTGGTCTCGGGGCGGGTGGTGGAGGACGACGGGCTGATCGAGCTGCGGCGGGGGATCGGGTATGTGATCCAGGAGTCGGGGCTTTTTCCGCATATGACGGTGGCGCGCAATGTGGGGATTGCGATGGAGCTGGCCGGCCGGAGTGAGGGCGAGATGGCTGCCCGGGTGGGCGAGGTGCTGGCGCTGGCGGGGATCGATGCGGTGGAGTTTGGCGGGCGGTATCCATGGCAGTTGAGCGGGGGGCAGAGGCAGAGGGTGGGTTTGGCCCGGGCGCTGGCGATGGGGGCTCCGGTCTTGCTGATGGATGAGCCGTTCGGGGCGCTGGATCCGCTGACCCGGGCGGAGATGCAGACGATGTTAAAGAAGCTGCTGCAAGCTGTTCAAAAGACAGTGCTTCTGGTGACGCACGATTTGGATGAGGCGCTGTATCTGGCGGAGCGGGTGGTGTTTCTGGAGGCTGGGGTGGTGGTAGCGGATCTGGCGGCGGATGAGGTATTGCGGTCGACTTTGCCGCAGGTTCGGGAGTATGTGGCGGCGGTGCATCGGGTGGTTTCGTCTTGA
- a CDS encoding Rid family hydrolase, translated as MSTRTNIPGTSPYEPIIGFSRAVRIGRHVHVSGTGPVGCDDADDAAQADQCLTLIATALKEAGSSIEHVYRTRIYLTAAADWESVARVHGKFFSIVRPAATMVVVASLLDPRWCVEIEADAYIPE; from the coding sequence ATGAGCACACGAACGAACATTCCCGGCACCAGCCCCTACGAACCCATCATCGGATTCTCCCGCGCCGTTCGCATCGGCCGGCACGTCCACGTCTCCGGCACCGGCCCCGTCGGATGTGACGACGCCGACGACGCCGCCCAGGCCGACCAGTGCCTCACTCTGATCGCCACCGCGCTCAAGGAAGCCGGAAGCTCCATCGAGCACGTCTACCGCACCCGCATCTACCTCACCGCTGCCGCCGACTGGGAGTCTGTAGCCCGCGTCCACGGCAAGTTCTTCTCCATCGTTCGCCCCGCCGCCACCATGGTCGTCGTAGCCAGCCTCCTCGACCCACGCTGGTGCGTCGAGATCGAAGCCGACGCCTACATCCCTGAATAG
- a CDS encoding oligogalacturonate lyase family protein, with protein sequence MRLAARLSLALLFACPLLIAAQDAPPVTWVDQATGHRIWRLSPEPQSSGFYFNNNAYSPDGKLMIYTAPDGIHVLELATRKTRLLVPNPPHDPGADPMTRYRGNVHAIVVGHKTPSVFYAKMDPETHRNTLYKANMETGEITRLVPLPEGASGVATVNADETLAAGTMNDGPPVAPEYGANRVSPTGTPRVQQAPTGANSGTLVQPEGKGEMMERRLASRQPLILFTLNLQTGKMNTLLHSTDWINHLLYSPSDPTLLMYCHEGPWQKVDRIWTIRTDGTQNTLIHKRTFAQEIAGHEFWGIDGKTLWYDWQPIKGEDFYLASYNVETHQRRAFHMERNEWSIHFNVTKDESLFTGDGGDPGQVAKAPDGEYIELFHPEMKKVDGINQPDFYQPGMFRAEHLVVMSQHNYKLEPNVRFSPDKSLVIFTSNMFGPSYVFGVETAKAVDAKPGEVMSTPELAKKFNPVAKPGPTPGVK encoded by the coding sequence ATGCGTCTTGCCGCTCGTCTTTCGCTCGCCCTGCTGTTCGCCTGCCCCCTCCTGATCGCGGCGCAGGATGCGCCACCGGTCACCTGGGTGGACCAGGCCACCGGCCATCGCATCTGGCGTCTCTCCCCCGAGCCCCAGTCCAGCGGCTTCTACTTCAACAACAACGCCTACTCGCCCGACGGCAAACTGATGATCTACACCGCACCCGACGGCATCCACGTCCTCGAGCTGGCGACCAGGAAGACCCGCCTGCTCGTCCCCAACCCCCCGCACGATCCCGGCGCAGACCCCATGACGCGCTATCGCGGCAACGTCCACGCCATCGTCGTCGGCCATAAGACACCCAGCGTCTTCTATGCGAAGATGGATCCCGAGACGCACCGGAATACCCTCTACAAGGCCAACATGGAGACCGGCGAGATCACCCGGCTCGTTCCACTGCCGGAGGGCGCAAGCGGCGTCGCAACCGTCAACGCCGACGAGACCCTGGCCGCCGGCACCATGAACGACGGCCCACCGGTCGCCCCCGAGTACGGGGCCAACCGCGTCTCACCGACCGGAACGCCACGCGTGCAGCAGGCACCCACCGGAGCGAACTCCGGCACGCTCGTCCAGCCCGAGGGCAAGGGAGAGATGATGGAGCGCCGCCTCGCAAGCCGCCAGCCCCTGATTCTCTTTACGCTGAACCTCCAGACCGGCAAGATGAACACCCTGCTCCACTCCACCGACTGGATCAACCACCTGCTCTACTCCCCCTCCGACCCTACCCTGCTGATGTACTGCCACGAGGGCCCCTGGCAGAAGGTCGACCGCATCTGGACCATCCGCACCGACGGCACCCAGAATACCCTCATCCACAAGCGCACCTTCGCCCAGGAGATCGCCGGACACGAGTTCTGGGGCATCGACGGCAAGACCCTCTGGTACGACTGGCAGCCCATCAAAGGCGAAGACTTCTACCTCGCCAGCTACAACGTGGAGACGCATCAGCGCCGCGCTTTTCACATGGAGCGCAACGAGTGGTCCATCCACTTCAACGTGACGAAGGATGAATCCCTCTTCACCGGCGACGGCGGCGATCCAGGCCAGGTGGCCAAGGCGCCCGACGGCGAGTACATCGAACTCTTCCACCCCGAGATGAAGAAGGTGGACGGCATCAACCAGCCGGACTTCTACCAACCCGGCATGTTCCGCGCCGAACACCTCGTCGTGATGAGCCAGCACAACTACAAGCTGGAACCGAACGTTCGCTTCTCACCCGACAAGTCGCTGGTCATTTTTACCAGCAACATGTTCGGACCGAGCTACGTCTTCGGCGTCGAGACCGCGAAGGCCGTCGATGCCAAGCCGGGCGAGGTGATGTCCACGCCGGAGCTGGCGAAGAAGTTCAACCCCGTTGCCAAGCCGGGGCCAACGCCAGGCGTCAAATAG